Below is a window of Desulfoplanes formicivorans DNA.
CATGCCGAAACGGGAGAGATCAATATCCTCGACTTCCTTGTACTTGGGTTCCATGATGCGAAAAATGTCCAGGATGGTCAGCATGGTGGCGATGGTGCCTTCCTGGGTGACGATCAGAACACTAGTATGGATTTTTTCCTTTTTTTCCTTCTGATGTCTGCGCAATGCCATGACCGCATCGTACAGGGTCTTGTTTTCATCGAGTTGCGCGTATTCTCCCAGAGGAACCATGAGTTCCTCAACCTTGATAGTTTTCACGTCAAACCTCCTCGCGTATTGGGACGATTGTGCCTCTGTCATATATCAGCATGGCGAGATGTGTCCTCCCACCGTTTATGAGCCTTTCTGATGGTTTTGACCAGGGCCCGGATGTCCAGGGGGAGATAGATCTCCTCAAAGGGGCCGAGTTTCATGGCTTCTATGGAAAGGGAGATCTGTTCGGGATTGGTCAATAATATGATTTCCGTGCGGGGAAAAGATGTTTTGATGGATTTAATAAGCATGATCCCCTCACCCTTGATTCTCTCCATGTCGATGAGCACAATCCCGATGGGATGGGTCTGGAGTTGTTCTTTGACCCCGTTGACACCGAGCTGTTCGACAACGTGGATATCATGCTGACGAAGCCTGGATGAAAGATGGGCCAAAAAGGATCGGTCCGTGTCCACAAAAAGGATTTTCGGATTCATGATCAGTCGTGGGCAAAGGGTTACACATTAGCTTGTGAAATAGCAAACAAGGTGCCATGAAAAAAGAAGCAGTATATCGGGATATTGAGGAAACAGTGTTGGCTCGTGATTGAAAAAGAAACAAAATGAGACGTAATCGCAATGGTGGGATTGAACTGATTTGAAACATTATGAGACGAAAACAAAGAAGGGGGCAGAAAGGGGGACATGATGCAGGAGACTTTTTGGGGTCATGTCTCCTGGAAGGGCGGGAACTGCTGCCGGGTCCAAGGTTCCCTCAAGGCACCCTTGGATCCGGCAGAATGTGTGGTCAAGACAGGTTCACTTGGTTTGACGCATGTACTCCCGAATACGGCAGGCACCGCAGGGCTCGTCATTGCACGACGAAGTGGGAAAGCCACATTGGGGGCAGGGATGCAGCACAGTGGTCTTGTCCTCGGTATGCTGGAAATGCGGTCGACCGTGTTCCAGAAATTTTTGGTAGAAACTGCGTTTGCGGCCGGGTTGGATTTCTTCGAGCTGGTTCAGAAGATTCTTGTAGATGGTGAAGCTGGCTTTTTTGCTGTACGGGCAGGGATGATATCCGTATTCGATACCGGCCAAAAAACAGAGATTGGCGGTCTCGAATTCCGACAAGGTGTACAGGGGTTTGACCTTTCTGACAAAGCCGTGTTCTCCCGGCAAAACCGGGCCCTGGCCTGCCAGGTAGGTTGCATCCCAAGCCATGACATTGGAGAACAGCCGAGCAACCTCATCGTCCATGTTGTGGCCGGTGATGAGTACGGTGTATCCGCCTTCAACAGCCATTTTGTTGAAAAAATGGCGTTTGAGCTGACCGCAGACCGAGCAGATGGGTCGTTTGACCGTGTCTCTGACAGCCGGAATGGCCAACCCTTCGGAAGCGAACTCCACGACTTCAAGGGGGATGTCGAACTGGTTGCAAAATCTTTCGGAAATGGTCCGGGCGACCAGGGACGATTCCCCGATGCCGAGATCAAGGTGCAGGCCGGTAACATTGTACCCGAACTGCTTGAGCTGCCAGGAAATGGCCAGGGAGTCCTTGCCACCACTGATGGCAACGAGCAATCGGTCGTCCTTGGAAAACATTTTCTGGGTATGAATGGCCCGTTCCACCTGACGGGCAAAGAAAATCAGATAGCATTCCTTGCAAAAAGCCGTATTGTGACTGGGCAGGGCCACGACCGCAGGTGCTTTGCAGCGCTTGCATTTCATGAATTATTATCCTCTCGAAACGACATCTCGAACGATGACGGTGTCATGGGGACCGATCTTGCGATCCGGTGTAAGCAGTTGGCCATCCCTGATGACCAGAACATGGCCGGGCTTGCGATCAATACGATGCAGCAGCTGGAGTACCGAATTGATCTTGGGGAATGAAAGCCGGATGTTGTCCGGTTCTATGATCACTTCCACCATATGCAAAGTACCTCCTGGGTACAGGTTTTCGTTGAGCTGGACGGGCGGGTGTGCTAATGTCTCATCGGGTTCATCCACAGACAAGGCCCTTTGAACGTGTTCATTTTTGGTCGGGTCGCTGCAAACGTATGCATGGAGTTGCGGTCCGATCAGGCTGGTTGGTTACTGCCTTGGATTGTGGAGCATGCACGGGCGATGCGAACGGCCGGGGATGTCATGCCGGGTGTTCCAGGCGGCACCACACCCTGGCCAGCAAAACATCCTTCTGGCAACCCAACGGGGCTGGAACACGCATGGGCTGAAATGTTGCGATAAACGTTCCGAACAGTCATGTATGAAGGGGGATGGCTGCCCGGGGACACAAGGGAAACCATGCAGGTTACAAACGGAGATGTGATAATGGACAATCAGAAAGTGCTTGTTGTGGACGATGAACCTCACATTCGGCTGCTTTACCAGGAAGAACTCGAAGGTGCAGGATACGCTGTGGCAGTTTCCGATGGGAGCGATCAAATCGTTCCGTTGATCAAGAAGGAAAAACCAGATGTCGTGGTTTTGGACATCAAATTGGGCCCGGAGCGGTCAGGTCTGGATCTTCTTCAGGAAATTCGCAGGGAAAATCAGGATATCCCGGTCATTTTGTGTACGGCCTACGACAGTTTTCAGCAGGATTTCAAATCCATTGCCGCGGATTATTACGTGGTCAAGTCCGTGGATTCCACCGAGCTGCTGACCAAGATCGGTCTGGCCATGAAAAAGGCGGCCAAAAAATAACACAAGGCCGGCAATCATGTCCCGGCCATGCGAGGACACGCGATCACATTGACGGGCATACCCTCAAGATCGCCACGGGTGTGATTTCGGCAATCAGATTCTGCCTTCCTGCACACCATGGCAGGCGACCTTGGTCCCGTTGTCCAGGGTGATCAGTTCGGGGCGTTCGTTCATGCAGCGTTTCGGGGCGTTCGTTCATGCAGCGTTTGTTGCAATGGGGGCACCGGCCGTGAAAGAAACATCCCGAAGGAAGGTTGATGGGCGTTGGGACCTCTCCGCTGAGCTTGATATGCTTGAGCCCTTTCTGGCCCAGCCTGGGTATGGCGCTCAAAAGTGCCTTGGTATACGGATGGCTGGGGGATTCAAACAGATCTTCGGCCCTGGCAAGCTCGCACAGGGAGCCCAGATACATGACCGCCACCCGCGAACTGATGTGTTCAACCACCGAGAGATCATGGGTGATGAAGAGATAGGTCAGCCCCTTTTTTTCCTGAGCGTCCATGAGCAGGTTGAGGATCTGGGCCTGGATGGAAACATCCAGGGCGGAGATGGGCTCGTCGGCCACGATAAATTCCGGATCGACCATGAGGGCCCTGGCAATGCTGATGCGCTGGCGCTGGCCACCTGAAAATTCGTGGGGAAATCGGTCTGCCCATGCCGGGTCCACGCCCACGAGTTCCATTATTTCGTCGACCTTGTCAGCGAGTTCGGCAGCCGACTTGTCCGGCCGGTGAAAGGCAACGGGTTCCTGAAGAATCTGTCGAACCTTCATTCTCGGGTTCAACGACGCATAGGGGTCCTGGAAAATCATCTGCATCTTGGCCCGATAGGGAAGCATCTTTTTCGGGTCGATATTATCCAGCCGTTCTCCTCGATACAAAATCTTGCCGCTGGTTGGCGGATACAGTCCCAGAACCGTTCTGCCCAGGGTTGATTTGCCGCACCCTGATTCTCCTACTACACTGAATGTCTCCCCCGGAAAAATACTGAAAGATACATCGTTGAGGGCCTTGACCGTGGTTTTCGTGCGTACGGGCTTGCCATTTCGTATGCTCAGCTGGTCCAGAAAACCTCCCGAAATATCGAAGATTTTGACCAGGTTCTTGACCGAGAGAATTTTTTCTATGGAAGTGGAGAGTTGTGGTTGCATAAGCATCAAGGATAAAAAATTGGGGAAGTACGCTGTATGCAGCAGTGCCCGGAAGGCTCTGCGCAGTGCGCTGGATATTTTTCATGGCACCAGGGGACGCCTGCTACCGTCAGAAATTCGTGGCAACGTTGCCGGATTCCCTTCAAGGCCCTTTCAACGGGATCGTTCCAGGGCATCGGACAATAATCATGATACGTTGTTGCGCACTACACGCGTGCACATGGTTATTCTTCTTTGACCAGATGACATGCCACCATGCCCCTGCCACCGGAACAGGCATGAAGTTCCGGCTCGCGTTGCCTGCAGATATCCTCACACAAAGGACATCGCGGGTTGAAGGCGCATCCCTTGGGAATGGAGGTCAAGTTGGGCATCATCCCCGGAATCTGATTGAGGCGGTTGCCCCGTTGCTTGCTCTGGGGCAGGGCGCTGATCAGGCCCTGGGTGTATGGATGTCTGGGATTGCGGACAATGTCTTCGGTCAACCCCTTTTCCACGATTCTTCCCGCATACATGACCGCCACCTTCTGGGTTACCTGGGAGACCACGCCCAGATCGTGGGTGATCAGGATGAGCCCCATCTTTTTGGTGTCACAAAGTTCAAGCAAAAGGTCCATGATTTCGGCCTGGATGGTTACATCCAGGGCCGTGGTGGGCTCGTCGGCGATGATCAGACTCGGGTTGGTCAACAGGGCAATGGCAATGACGATTCTTTGGCGCATGCCACCGGACATTTCGTGGGGATACTGGCCAAGGCGTTTTTCGGGTGAAGGGATGTAGACATTGCTCAGCTTTTCAATGGCAATGGCCTCGGCTTCTTTCCGGGACATATGCTTGTGGGCCAGAATAGTTTCCACCATCTGGGTGCCGATGGTCAAGACAGGGTTGAGGGTCATCATGGGGTCCTGGAAGATCATGCTGATCCGGTTGCCGCGCAGATCACGCATTTTTTCCAGGGGATAGTGGCTGATTTCCTCACCCTCGAAGAATATTTCGCCGGAGTCGATAAATCCGGGCTGGCTGATCAAGTTGATGATGGAAAACCCGGCCACGGACTTGCCTGCTCCGGATTCTCCCACCAGCCCCATGCGTTCGCCCCGACCCAGGGAAAAGGAAATATCGTTGAGGGCTGTCAGGTCACCGAAACGGAGACCGAATTTGACCACCAGATTTTTGACTTCAAGAAGTTTGGACATGGGGGAGTCGGTTTTAGGTGTTAAGTTTTAGGTGAAAAGTGCACAGTGGATGAAAAAGTGCGCAGTACGCAGTGCGCAGTGCGCAGGGCACAGAAGTAACTGCACTGATTATGAAAGTTGGTTCTGGATCATGCCTGTGCATGCTATTTTAAAATACATTTGTGAGAATCATTAGCAAAAAAAAAGGTTTTTACTGCGTACTGCGCACTGTGTGCTGCGTACTTTCTTATCCCTTGTACAGTTTGGGGTTGAGCACGTCCCTGAGCCAGTCGCCCAGAAGATTGATGACCAGAATGAGCAAAACAAGGAGAAAGCCCGGGAAAAGGGTGATCCACCAGGAGCCCGAAAAGATGTATTCGAATCCCGAATTGATCAGGGAGCCCAGGGATGGTTTGGTCACGGGCATGCCAAGGCCTAGAAAGGACAGGGCTGCTTCGCTCATGACCGCATTGGCCACCTGAACCGTGGAGATAACCAGAATGGGGGAAAGGGTGTTGGGCAGGATGTGCCGCCACATGATCCTTCTGGGGGAAAACCCGATGACCCTGGCCGCTTCCACGTATTCCTTTTTCTTTTCCGCAAGAACCGAGGCACGGACCGTACGGGCGTATTGGGGCCATTCGGCAAGTCCGATGACCATGATCAGGAAGGGGACGGCCATTTCCTCGAATCGGGCCACCCCAAAGGCAGCCTGGAAAATGGCACTCAAAAAGATGGCCACCATCATGGTGGAAAAGGACAGCTGAACATCGGCCATGCGCATGAGCAGAGATTCGATCTTGCCGCCGAAATATCCTGCCATGAGCCCCAGGATGATGCCCAGTACAGCCTGCATACCCACGGCGCCAATGCCGATGAACAGGGAAATGCGCATACCGTAGAGCATGGTGCTGTACAGATCACGGCCCTGATCGTCGGTACCCAAGGTATAGGCGGGGTTGCCGCCTTCGAGCCATACCGGCGGGATTTCGGCATCCAGAATGTCGATGGTTGTGGTGTCATAGGGATCATGCGGTGCAAAAAACGGGGCCCCTATGCCCATGACCAAAAGGACGAGCAAAACGACCAGACTGACGATGGCCACCTTGTCGTGCAAAAAACTGTAGAGAAAATATGATTCTTTGAATTGTTTGAGGCGTCCCATTTATGACCTTCCTGTGATCCTGACCATGGGATTGACCAGGCCGTAGATGATGTCGATGACCGTGTTCACGCACACGAAAATGGCTCCCACAAAGATGAGGTAGGCTACCAGCAGTGAGGTGTCTGAACGCTCCACTGCCTCGAGAAACATGAAGCCCATGCCTTGCCACTGGAAAACCGTTTCCGTGAGAATGGTGTAGGCGATCATCATGCCCAGCTGAACTCCTCCCACGGTGATAACCGGAAGCAGGGTGTTCTTGAATGCATGCACGAACCAGATCCGCCATCTGTGAAGGCCCTTGGCCCAGGCAAACTTGATGTAATCGGTCTGCAGGACTTCCATCATCTCCGAGCGGATGAGTCGAATGAACAGGGGAAGCATGATGGAGGACAGGGAAATAGTCGGCAGGATCAGGTGTTTGAGCCCGTCCAAGGTGAGCAGGCCCGTGTCCCACCATCCTCCGATGTTCACGGTCTCACCCCGTCCGTATGAGGGGAGCACGCCCCATTTGATGGCAAAGATGTAGACAAGCAGGATGGCGGTCAGAAAGACGGGAAAGGAGACCCCGACAATGCTTCCGCTCATGGCAAATCGGGAAAAGAGACGTTTGGGATAGATGGCCGAATAGATGCCCACCGGGATGGATACCAGCACGATGAGAATGGAACTGCACAAGACCAGTTCCAGGGTTGCAGGGGCCTTTTTGAGGATGACCTCCATGGCCGGTTTCTTGTAAAAATAGGATTGGCCGATATCTCCCTTGGCCGCATTGACCAGGAATCGGCCATACTGGACGAGAAAGGGGTCATTCAAACCAAGCTGGTCTCGCAGGGCTTCGCGTTCAGCCTTGGAAACGGAAATGCCGGTAAGCTGGCGTACCGGGTCACCCACGTTCTGCTTGATGGCAAAACCGATCACGCTGATAATCAGCATGACGACCACGGCCTGAAGGATGCGTCGGACTATGAAGGCAAACATGAGATGCTGTCCGGGGTAGTAGGATTGGGAAAAAAAGGGATAACAGATACAGGATACAGACTATGCAGGATTTGTTGTTCCAACAACAATGCATACGCACAGAAATGTGAGAGCCTGGAGAAAAGACAAGCCGTTACCGTCAGTGCATGCCATTTCTTCAATGCTCACATTTCTTGAATGCGGATTGTGTTGTTCCATGCGGGGGCAAAGCCCATAACAGGCTCCGCCCCCGTTGGATACGGGTTTTATTTGACGACCAGGTCCCCGAAGTAGGGGAAGTTCTGGGCATTGACAATGGGTTCGATCATCAGAGGCTTCTTGGAGGCCCAGGAAAGATTCTGCCAGTGCAGGGGGATATAGGCTGCATCATCATAGAGAATCTGTTCAACTTCCTGGAGCAGGGCGCTTCGCTTGGCCATGTCGGTTTCGGTCATGGCCTGCATGATCAGCCCGTCAACCTGCTTGTTGCAGTAGTTGCCGCTGTTGTACTGGCCAAAGCCGGTTTCCTTGTTGGGACACATGAGCAGGAATTCGGTGTAGTTGGAGGAATCCTCGGTGTCGGGATGCCAACCGATCATCTGGATGTCGGCAACCTGGGCGTCGAATTCATCCCAGTACTGGGCCTTGGGCATGGTCTTCAGATTCACCTTGATGCCGATCTTGGAGAGCATGGCCGCAACAGCCTGGGCGATCTGTTCGTCTTTGACGTACCGGTTGTTGGGGGCGATCATGGAGCAGGAAAATCCGTTGGGGTATCCGGCTTCCTGCATGAGCTGCTTGGCCTTGTTCAGGTCGTAGCGGGGGGTCAGGTTGGCCTTGTAGCCGGCAAATCCTTCGGGGGCCTGCTGTGCGGCAACAGAAGCCGTACCCTTCATGATCTTCTTGACGATACCGGCGTTGTTGACTGCGTAAACCATGGCCTGACGGACCTTCTTGTTGCGGAATTCGGGCCGTCTTTTCTGGTTTAACTGAAAGGTGATGACCCGGCTGCCGGACATGGTTACCAGCTTGAGATCGCTGTTGCCCTTGATGCGGGCGTAATCCTGGGGAGGAACAGGCATGATAAAATCCACATCACCGGAAAGAAGGGCGGCCACACGGGTGGCGTCATTCTTGATGGGGGTCAGGATGATTTCATCCACATTGCCCGTCTGGTCCCAGTACTCGGGGAACTTGGTGAAGATCATCTTCACGCCCTGTTCACGAAAGGTGACCTGATACTTGCCGGTCCCGGACTCGTTGATATTGGCAAAGGAATACTGAGTCTTGACGATGGCATCCTTGGGCAGCCCCTTGTCATCCGTGCCGGTGTAGAACTTGCTGTCCATGGGGAAGATATAGGTGCACATGTTCAGGAGCAGGGGATAGGGCTTGGTGGTCTTGATGTCGATGGTGTAGTCGTCAACAATCACCGGCTTGGTGAACGGATCGAAAAGTGCTTTGAAATCCTGACTTTTTTTCAGACGATCCAGAGTCCAGGCCACATCCTTGGCCGTGAAGGGATTGCCTGAGTGGAACTTGACGCCCTTGCGCAGGTAAAAGCGCACGGTCAATGGGTCGATACGTTCCCACTTGGTGGCCAGACGGCCTTCAAAGGTCATCTTCTGGGTCCAGCGGATCAATGGGTCAAAGACCATGTGGGAATACTGGAGCATGCCACCGGAAAGCTGAACATGGGGGTCCAGGGAAACGGGGTCAGCGTCAAACGCCACCTTGATGGATTTACCGGCCATGGCCTGCCCGGCAAAGAGTGCGCCCATGGAAAGCACCAGGGCAGCGGTTAGCAATAGGGTTGACAATCTTTTCATGGATTCTACCTCCAGAAAAAAGTTGAGAAAACAAACTCCTTCATCAGCCTTGGCTGTCATTGATTGTTGCGATCTGGTCACATACGCTTGGATCCCTGAAAAATCAAACAGCTTTTTAAGCACCGATCACAGTGAAGTCTTGCGTACAACCAGCGGCCCTATCTGTGCAATTGGTAGGTGCGTACGTACTGGTTGTGCTCCCTGAGGGTTCTGCTGAAGGCGTGGCTGCCGTCGCCCCTGGCCACAAAATAGAGATAGGTATGGGATTCAGGATGCAGAGCCGCCTTGATGGAGGCCAGCCCCGGAGAACAGATGGGGCCGGGGGGAAGACCCGGATGCATGTACGTGTTGTAGGGATTGGACCTATCACGGAGATGCTTGCGCGTCAGGTTGCCGTCAAAGTCCGGGCCGATACCATAGATGATGGTTGGATCGCATTGGAGACGCATGTTTTTTCTGAGCCGATTGGCATAGACCCCGGCGATGCGGGCACGCTCGTCATCCCTTGATGTTTCCTTTTCCACCAGAGAAGCCAGGGTGAGAATATCCCGGATGGCTTCGGGGGACATGTCCGGCGGAAAGAGTTCTTTTGTCTTTTC
It encodes the following:
- a CDS encoding response regulator; the protein is MNPKILFVDTDRSFLAHLSSRLRQHDIHVVEQLGVNGVKEQLQTHPIGIVLIDMERIKGEGIMLIKSIKTSFPRTEIILLTNPEQISLSIEAMKLGPFEEIYLPLDIRALVKTIRKAHKRWEDTSRHADI
- a CDS encoding ATP-binding protein, giving the protein MKCKRCKAPAVVALPSHNTAFCKECYLIFFARQVERAIHTQKMFSKDDRLLVAISGGKDSLAISWQLKQFGYNVTGLHLDLGIGESSLVARTISERFCNQFDIPLEVVEFASEGLAIPAVRDTVKRPICSVCGQLKRHFFNKMAVEGGYTVLITGHNMDDEVARLFSNVMAWDATYLAGQGPVLPGEHGFVRKVKPLYTLSEFETANLCFLAGIEYGYHPCPYSKKASFTIYKNLLNQLEEIQPGRKRSFYQKFLEHGRPHFQHTEDKTTVLHPCPQCGFPTSSCNDEPCGACRIREYMRQTK
- a CDS encoding response regulator codes for the protein MDNQKVLVVDDEPHIRLLYQEELEGAGYAVAVSDGSDQIVPLIKKEKPDVVVLDIKLGPERSGLDLLQEIRRENQDIPVILCTAYDSFQQDFKSIAADYYVVKSVDSTELLTKIGLAMKKAAKK
- a CDS encoding ABC transporter ATP-binding protein, encoding MSKLLEVKNLVVKFGLRFGDLTALNDISFSLGRGERMGLVGESGAGKSVAGFSIINLISQPGFIDSGEIFFEGEEISHYPLEKMRDLRGNRISMIFQDPMMTLNPVLTIGTQMVETILAHKHMSRKEAEAIAIEKLSNVYIPSPEKRLGQYPHEMSGGMRQRIVIAIALLTNPSLIIADEPTTALDVTIQAEIMDLLLELCDTKKMGLILITHDLGVVSQVTQKVAVMYAGRIVEKGLTEDIVRNPRHPYTQGLISALPQSKQRGNRLNQIPGMMPNLTSIPKGCAFNPRCPLCEDICRQREPELHACSGGRGMVACHLVKEE
- a CDS encoding ABC transporter permease, which translates into the protein MGRLKQFKESYFLYSFLHDKVAIVSLVVLLVLLVMGIGAPFFAPHDPYDTTTIDILDAEIPPVWLEGGNPAYTLGTDDQGRDLYSTMLYGMRISLFIGIGAVGMQAVLGIILGLMAGYFGGKIESLLMRMADVQLSFSTMMVAIFLSAIFQAAFGVARFEEMAVPFLIMVIGLAEWPQYARTVRASVLAEKKKEYVEAARVIGFSPRRIMWRHILPNTLSPILVISTVQVANAVMSEAALSFLGLGMPVTKPSLGSLINSGFEYIFSGSWWITLFPGFLLVLLILVINLLGDWLRDVLNPKLYKG
- a CDS encoding ABC transporter permease; this translates as MFAFIVRRILQAVVVMLIISVIGFAIKQNVGDPVRQLTGISVSKAEREALRDQLGLNDPFLVQYGRFLVNAAKGDIGQSYFYKKPAMEVILKKAPATLELVLCSSILIVLVSIPVGIYSAIYPKRLFSRFAMSGSIVGVSFPVFLTAILLVYIFAIKWGVLPSYGRGETVNIGGWWDTGLLTLDGLKHLILPTISLSSIMLPLFIRLIRSEMMEVLQTDYIKFAWAKGLHRWRIWFVHAFKNTLLPVITVGGVQLGMMIAYTILTETVFQWQGMGFMFLEAVERSDTSLLVAYLIFVGAIFVCVNTVIDIIYGLVNPMVRITGRS
- a CDS encoding ABC transporter substrate-binding protein produces the protein MKRLSTLLLTAALVLSMGALFAGQAMAGKSIKVAFDADPVSLDPHVQLSGGMLQYSHMVFDPLIRWTQKMTFEGRLATKWERIDPLTVRFYLRKGVKFHSGNPFTAKDVAWTLDRLKKSQDFKALFDPFTKPVIVDDYTIDIKTTKPYPLLLNMCTYIFPMDSKFYTGTDDKGLPKDAIVKTQYSFANINESGTGKYQVTFREQGVKMIFTKFPEYWDQTGNVDEIILTPIKNDATRVAALLSGDVDFIMPVPPQDYARIKGNSDLKLVTMSGSRVITFQLNQKRRPEFRNKKVRQAMVYAVNNAGIVKKIMKGTASVAAQQAPEGFAGYKANLTPRYDLNKAKQLMQEAGYPNGFSCSMIAPNNRYVKDEQIAQAVAAMLSKIGIKVNLKTMPKAQYWDEFDAQVADIQMIGWHPDTEDSSNYTEFLLMCPNKETGFGQYNSGNYCNKQVDGLIMQAMTETDMAKRSALLQEVEQILYDDAAYIPLHWQNLSWASKKPLMIEPIVNAQNFPYFGDLVVK